A genomic window from Chitinophaga pollutisoli includes:
- a CDS encoding FtsX-like permease family protein → MIFRIAIRNLLHKPLYTVLCWLLLACSTSVLLVLWALNRQARQQLEQQIDGIDLVLGAKGSPLQLILSSVYHLDNPTGNIPLSEASRFMQHPLVESAVPISLGDSYHGFRIIGTTTAYLDKYNAKPAQGKVFIKSMEVVAGAEAARKAGLKVGSRFAGTHGLGKTGHVHEGEEYTVTGILPATGLAIDQLLLTPLQSVWDIHAPHHDADDHDHDHAEGEAHDHDHDDAKSRETAHAHAEGEAHDHDHGDGKDHDHGEAGETADPVHDPQQQVTAVLIKFRGPMGQLQFPRMINEYTNMQAAVPAIEINRLQALLGTGAKVLRALGWLLAGLAACSIFVTLVQGTHERRYELALIRTMGGSRGKLLGLVFAEAFLLGLLGVATGIALSRVALLLLQQELFAGYHLNFSGAMPLTAADGITAAAIVGACMLAALLPAVRAFRLNIAKTLANA, encoded by the coding sequence ATGATCTTTCGCATCGCCATACGCAACCTTTTACACAAACCGCTTTACACCGTGCTCTGCTGGCTGCTGCTCGCGTGCAGCACTTCGGTACTCCTCGTGCTGTGGGCCCTCAACCGGCAGGCGCGCCAGCAGCTCGAACAGCAGATCGACGGCATCGACCTCGTGCTGGGCGCCAAGGGAAGCCCCTTGCAACTGATTCTCAGCAGTGTGTACCACCTCGACAATCCTACCGGCAATATTCCCTTATCTGAAGCGAGCCGTTTCATGCAGCATCCGCTGGTGGAGTCGGCGGTGCCCATTTCGCTGGGGGACTCGTATCACGGATTCCGCATTATCGGCACTACCACCGCCTATCTTGATAAATACAACGCAAAGCCCGCGCAGGGCAAAGTATTCATCAAATCCATGGAAGTGGTGGCAGGAGCGGAAGCTGCGCGCAAGGCCGGCCTGAAAGTTGGCAGCCGCTTCGCGGGAACGCATGGGCTGGGTAAAACGGGTCATGTCCACGAAGGGGAGGAATATACCGTGACCGGGATCCTTCCCGCCACAGGGCTCGCGATCGACCAGCTGCTGCTCACGCCGCTGCAAAGCGTTTGGGATATCCATGCGCCGCATCATGATGCGGACGATCACGACCATGACCATGCCGAAGGAGAAGCGCACGATCATGATCATGACGACGCAAAGAGCAGGGAAACGGCGCACGCCCACGCCGAAGGGGAAGCGCACGATCATGACCACGGTGACGGGAAGGACCATGACCATGGAGAAGCGGGAGAAACCGCGGACCCCGTGCATGACCCGCAGCAGCAGGTGACGGCGGTGCTGATCAAGTTCCGCGGCCCCATGGGGCAATTGCAGTTTCCGCGGATGATCAATGAATACACGAATATGCAGGCCGCGGTGCCCGCTATCGAGATCAACCGGTTGCAGGCTTTGCTGGGAACGGGGGCGAAAGTGCTCCGCGCCCTGGGCTGGCTGTTGGCCGGGCTGGCTGCATGCAGTATCTTTGTAACGCTGGTGCAGGGCACGCACGAGCGCCGCTACGAACTGGCCCTTATACGGACCATGGGCGGTTCCCGGGGCAAATTGCTGGGCCTCGTTTTCGCGGAAGCTTTCCTGCTGGGACTGCTGGGCGTGGCAACGGGGATCGCGCTGAGCCGGGTGGCCCTGCTGCTCCTGCAACAGGAACTGTTTGCCGGCTATCATTTGAATTTTTCCGGCGCTATGCCGCTTACCGCTGCCGATGGAATAACCGCGGCAGCTATCGTCGGAGCCTGTATGCTGGCTGCTTTGCTGCCTGCCGTACGCGCCTTCCGGCTGAATATCGCTAAAACGCTTGCCAATGCTTAA
- a CDS encoding SCO family protein: protein MSKKLIFYTSFFVLLSLGFMAYYAFMIKESRGNWIGKEKLPVLGAPGHTVQGFSFTDQDGNRVTQNHVKGKIYVSEYFFTTCTNICPVMNKNMEKVYATYKDKPNFAILSHTSDPDYDSIPVLKAYAEKHGADPKNWHFLTGDKRQLYKLARESYLVDDGTFTGEDDFIHTQWFALVDGEGRIRGLYEGTKVKDVDKLIADIDRLMHE from the coding sequence ATGTCCAAGAAATTAATATTTTATACCTCGTTTTTCGTGCTGTTGAGCTTAGGCTTCATGGCCTATTATGCGTTCATGATCAAGGAAAGCCGGGGTAACTGGATAGGAAAAGAGAAACTGCCCGTTCTGGGGGCCCCGGGCCACACCGTGCAGGGATTCAGTTTTACGGACCAGGACGGCAACCGTGTCACGCAAAACCATGTGAAAGGCAAGATCTACGTGTCGGAATACTTCTTCACCACCTGCACCAACATTTGCCCGGTGATGAACAAGAACATGGAAAAAGTATATGCAACATATAAGGACAAACCGAATTTTGCCATCCTGTCCCATACTTCCGACCCGGATTACGACTCCATCCCCGTGCTGAAAGCTTACGCTGAAAAGCATGGCGCGGATCCAAAGAACTGGCACTTTCTCACCGGCGACAAACGGCAGCTCTACAAGCTCGCCCGCGAAAGCTACCTGGTGGACGATGGTACCTTTACCGGGGAAGACGACTTCATCCACACGCAATGGTTTGCGCTGGTCGATGGCGAAGGCCGCATCCGCGGGTTGTATGAAGGCACGAAAGTGAAAGACGTTGATAAGCTGATAGCCGACATCGACCGGCTGATGCATGAGTAA
- a CDS encoding Fur family transcriptional regulator has translation MPAKQKEIIVHLLRSSNLSVTDTRVKILELFFKSNGALEHADFEKLSGKSFDRVTIYRTLQTFLDKGIVHKIPTTDTSVRYAICKSDCREHEHHDHHVHFRCEECGSTQCLDETDVPAIALPQGYAMHNVEVVVSGVCKSCQ, from the coding sequence ATGCCTGCAAAACAAAAAGAAATCATCGTGCACTTGTTACGTTCCAGCAATCTGAGCGTTACGGACACCCGTGTGAAGATCCTGGAGCTCTTTTTCAAAAGCAATGGCGCACTCGAACATGCCGACTTCGAAAAGCTCAGCGGCAAAAGCTTTGACCGGGTTACCATTTACCGTACCCTGCAAACTTTCCTCGACAAGGGGATCGTACATAAAATCCCGACCACCGATACCAGCGTGCGTTATGCCATCTGCAAATCGGACTGCCGGGAGCACGAGCATCACGATCATCACGTTCATTTCCGTTGCGAAGAATGCGGCAGCACCCAATGCCTCGACGAAACGGACGTGCCCGCCATCGCCCTCCCGCAGGGTTATGCCATGCACAACGTGGAAGTGGTGGTGAGCGGAGTTTGCAAATCCTGTCAATAA
- a CDS encoding M3 family oligoendopeptidase, which translates to MPNAHITAPPRQFLPQDFTVTTWDALQPYFETLQQRPVNSKEELSQWLADISELEAVISEDACWRQIRMTRDTANKEYEEAFTYFCMEIQPKLQPYADALNRKLLDSPFSADLDPAQYFPYLRNVRKQVKLFNEKNIPIQAELSVMAQQYGVISGAMTIEVNGQEFTLQQAAKFLENPDRKLREEVFTKTGERRLQDREKLDALFSSLVTKRHEVAQNAGFANYRDYKFEELGRFEYTKEDCFQFHQAIREHILPLVGGALERQRAKLGLDKLRPWDADAEPEGTKPLEPFKDGNELINKSIACFKELRPFFGECLEVMRDMQRLDLDSRKNKAPGGYNCPLAETGVPFIFMNAAGQMKDLTTMVHEGGHAVHSFLSHNLPLSAFKEYPMEIAEVASMSMELFTMDHWHLFFDNPEELRRAKLQQLERSIVIFPWIATIDKFQHWIYENPAHTPVERTAAWTRILDEFTPGNIDWTGFEHFRASNWQRQLHLFEVPFYYIEYGIAQLGAIAMWKQYREQPETALDNYMKALSLGYTKTLPELYEAAGIRFDFSPAYVKELADFVQQEIDLLTKK; encoded by the coding sequence ATGCCCAATGCTCATATCACAGCGCCCCCCAGGCAATTTCTCCCGCAGGATTTTACGGTAACCACCTGGGACGCGCTGCAGCCATATTTCGAAACCCTCCAGCAACGGCCCGTCAACAGCAAAGAAGAACTCTCCCAATGGCTGGCGGATATCTCCGAGCTGGAAGCCGTGATTAGTGAAGACGCCTGCTGGCGCCAGATCCGCATGACGCGCGACACCGCCAACAAGGAATACGAAGAAGCGTTTACCTACTTCTGCATGGAAATCCAGCCCAAACTGCAACCCTATGCAGACGCGCTCAATCGTAAACTGCTCGACAGCCCCTTCAGCGCCGACCTCGATCCCGCGCAGTATTTCCCCTACCTGCGCAACGTCCGCAAGCAGGTGAAGCTGTTCAACGAAAAGAATATTCCCATCCAGGCAGAACTCAGTGTTATGGCCCAGCAATACGGAGTTATCTCCGGCGCCATGACCATCGAAGTGAACGGACAGGAATTCACCCTGCAGCAAGCTGCCAAGTTCCTCGAAAATCCCGACCGCAAACTGCGCGAAGAAGTTTTCACCAAAACAGGGGAACGCCGCCTGCAGGACCGCGAAAAACTCGACGCGCTCTTCTCCTCGCTCGTTACCAAACGCCACGAAGTAGCGCAAAACGCAGGCTTCGCCAATTACCGCGATTATAAATTCGAAGAGCTCGGCCGTTTCGAATACACCAAGGAAGATTGCTTCCAGTTCCATCAGGCTATCCGCGAGCATATTTTGCCGCTGGTAGGCGGGGCGCTGGAACGCCAGCGGGCCAAACTGGGGCTGGACAAGCTCCGCCCCTGGGACGCGGACGCCGAACCAGAAGGCACCAAACCCCTCGAACCCTTTAAAGACGGGAACGAACTGATCAACAAATCCATCGCCTGCTTCAAAGAACTGCGCCCCTTCTTCGGCGAATGCCTGGAAGTGATGCGCGACATGCAGCGCCTCGACCTCGACAGCCGGAAGAACAAAGCTCCCGGCGGGTATAATTGCCCCCTCGCGGAAACCGGCGTCCCCTTCATTTTCATGAATGCGGCCGGGCAAATGAAGGACCTCACCACCATGGTGCACGAAGGCGGCCACGCCGTGCATTCCTTCCTCAGCCACAACCTCCCGCTCAGCGCTTTCAAGGAATATCCCATGGAGATCGCGGAAGTGGCAAGCATGAGCATGGAATTGTTCACGATGGACCACTGGCACCTCTTCTTCGACAATCCCGAAGAACTGCGCCGCGCCAAACTGCAGCAATTGGAACGCTCCATCGTCATCTTCCCCTGGATTGCAACAATCGATAAATTCCAGCACTGGATCTACGAAAATCCCGCGCACACGCCCGTAGAGCGCACCGCAGCCTGGACGCGCATCCTCGACGAATTCACGCCGGGAAACATAGACTGGACCGGATTCGAACATTTCCGCGCCAGCAACTGGCAGCGCCAATTGCATCTTTTCGAAGTACCTTTCTATTACATTGAATACGGCATTGCGCAGCTGGGCGCCATCGCCATGTGGAAACAATATCGCGAGCAACCCGAAACAGCGCTCGACAACTACATGAAAGCCCTCAGCCTGGGGTACACCAAAACCCTCCCAGAGCTATACGAAGCGGCCGGCATCCGGTTCGACTTCTCCCCGGCTTACGTGAAGGAACTGGCGGATTTCGTGCAACAGGAAATCGATCTGCTGACGAAAAAATAA
- a CDS encoding DUF5606 domain-containing protein, protein MQYREIVAVTGLGGLFQLLASKQDGAIVKSLEDKSTRFVSSRIHNFTPLESIEVFTTGDNVNLSAVFKAMQENAASFPLVDAKADNNTIKGYFKSVFPEFDEDRVYVSDMKKMVKWFSILEKNDLLKFDEAAAEEGAEATAEAPAAEAAPAEEAKPKKKAPAKKAAAETEGAEAEEKPAAKKKAPAKKAAADAEGAEGEEKKPKATRKKKTEE, encoded by the coding sequence ATGCAGTACAGAGAAATTGTTGCAGTAACCGGATTAGGCGGTTTATTCCAATTGCTGGCCAGCAAACAGGATGGCGCTATTGTAAAATCGCTCGAGGATAAAAGCACCCGCTTCGTATCTTCCCGGATACATAATTTTACCCCCTTGGAAAGCATCGAAGTGTTTACCACGGGCGATAATGTTAACCTGTCGGCTGTATTCAAGGCTATGCAGGAAAACGCGGCTTCGTTCCCCCTGGTGGATGCGAAAGCTGATAACAATACGATCAAAGGTTATTTCAAAAGCGTATTCCCCGAGTTCGATGAGGACCGTGTGTATGTAAGCGATATGAAGAAGATGGTGAAATGGTTCTCCATCCTCGAGAAAAACGACCTCCTGAAATTCGACGAAGCCGCCGCAGAAGAAGGCGCCGAAGCAACCGCTGAAGCTCCCGCCGCAGAAGCCGCTCCTGCCGAAGAAGCGAAGCCCAAGAAGAAAGCGCCCGCCAAGAAAGCGGCTGCCGAAACCGAAGGCGCGGAAGCAGAAGAAAAACCCGCAGCGAAGAAGAAAGCGCCCGCTAAAAAAGCGGCTGCCGACGCTGAAGGTGCCGAAGGCGAAGAGAAAAAGCCCAAAGCTACCCGCAAGAAGAAAACCGAAGAATAA